Proteins encoded together in one Pseudomonas sp. TCU-HL1 window:
- a CDS encoding helix-turn-helix transcriptional regulator gives MTDLCLSLPHQIPLLRTKLFPADAGGRSVLPRRALIERLHTARARRVLVLSAPAGFGKSTILSLFRQHLQAEGAHVAWLSCDEADSEPQRLLQYLVAAVDAALPGFGGNTVGLLQGDVNWPIEAVIDAFVGDLKRIDGELYLMLDDFHRIRHAALDQGARYLIENLPSHVHLVSSTRFTPRLSFGEAESLLLNAEDLRLTLEETEAYFREVHQLPLSSSEVRQLHARTEGWITALHLASLALARHPDRAAFLASLSGTERNIADYLTEDVLDSLPEALRQFLDQTSVLDEFCADLCNALTGRRDGLDMLMRLQREQLFIIPLDEQGEWFRYHHLFAEYLQGRLARQTDAATLLHAAARWCEGHDLPDRAIKYALRGRDFAFAAELLERQGARLIAGNRVYGILSMLKGVPAEVIREHPVFQIFYAWQLAFEQRFAESEALIEEVSNRLLQGRGKVIHFGLGELLAASQVLKALVMLYQDKLEACLKVARQWLAMVPDNQPVFRASLACVQAAAYALMGEFGEAARAIAVARDNLKRVDSEYLHVMTSLIEALICKESGELERGRAIAETARARVERVFGRRSRVGGPLALAYADLLYEQDRQAAILAELPLATTWRDVATPVELISRGQLVMARARFFAGEAEQALVQLDEWLDGLQGAGYERVFAHGMACKVQFLLWMRRPNEAERICLQLQQHLAVLPLARYSDAHTVLALTEARLALTERRPERAQASLESCLARQQDEHQRDRRLRLSLLLSVAYWRRGNSEKAFALFQNTLEEAWSRGYRRLFQDDALWLLPLWDAWRTAEPKRAGAWQGVAESLREQCRRLAVDPETFDENQDVSHREREILRYVAAGLSNRDIAQAVHLSEATIKWHLHNLFAKLGVRSRTQAVLKGKSLGLLSEA, from the coding sequence ATGACCGACCTCTGCCTGTCTCTCCCGCACCAGATTCCCTTGTTGCGCACCAAGCTGTTTCCGGCCGACGCCGGCGGCCGCTCGGTGTTGCCGCGCCGGGCCCTGATCGAGCGCCTGCATACTGCGCGAGCGCGCCGCGTGCTGGTGCTCAGTGCCCCGGCCGGTTTCGGCAAGAGCACCATACTCAGCCTGTTCCGCCAGCACCTGCAGGCGGAAGGGGCGCACGTTGCCTGGCTCTCCTGTGATGAGGCCGACAGTGAACCGCAGCGCTTGCTGCAGTACCTGGTCGCCGCCGTGGATGCCGCCTTGCCTGGCTTCGGTGGCAACACCGTCGGGCTGCTGCAGGGGGATGTGAACTGGCCCATCGAAGCGGTGATCGACGCCTTCGTCGGCGACCTCAAGCGCATCGACGGTGAGCTCTACCTGATGCTCGATGACTTCCATCGCATCCGTCATGCGGCCCTGGACCAGGGCGCTCGCTACCTGATCGAAAACCTGCCGTCCCATGTCCATCTGGTCAGCAGCACCCGCTTCACACCGCGCCTGTCGTTCGGCGAGGCCGAGTCGCTGCTGCTGAACGCCGAAGACCTGCGGCTCACGCTTGAGGAAACCGAAGCCTACTTCCGGGAAGTGCATCAGCTGCCGCTGTCCAGCAGCGAAGTGCGCCAGCTCCATGCCCGTACCGAGGGTTGGATCACGGCACTGCACCTGGCCAGCCTGGCGTTGGCCCGGCATCCCGACCGCGCGGCGTTCCTGGCCAGCCTCAGCGGGACCGAACGCAACATCGCCGACTACCTGACCGAAGACGTACTCGACAGCTTGCCCGAAGCGTTGCGACAGTTCCTCGACCAGACCTCGGTGCTGGACGAATTCTGCGCCGACCTGTGCAACGCCCTGACCGGGCGACGGGATGGCCTCGACATGCTCATGCGCCTGCAGCGCGAGCAGTTGTTCATTATCCCGCTGGACGAGCAGGGCGAGTGGTTCCGTTACCACCATCTGTTCGCCGAGTACCTGCAGGGCCGGCTGGCGCGCCAGACCGATGCGGCAACACTGCTGCACGCGGCGGCGCGCTGGTGCGAAGGGCACGACCTGCCCGACCGTGCCATCAAGTACGCGCTGCGCGGCCGCGATTTTGCCTTTGCCGCCGAACTGCTGGAGCGCCAGGGCGCGAGGCTGATTGCCGGTAACCGGGTCTACGGCATCCTGTCCATGCTCAAGGGCGTGCCCGCCGAGGTTATTCGCGAGCACCCCGTGTTCCAGATTTTCTACGCCTGGCAACTGGCCTTCGAGCAACGCTTCGCCGAATCCGAAGCGCTGATCGAGGAAGTCAGCAACCGCCTGCTGCAAGGGCGTGGCAAGGTGATCCATTTCGGTCTGGGCGAACTGCTGGCCGCCTCCCAGGTGCTCAAGGCTCTGGTGATGCTCTACCAGGACAAGCTGGAGGCCTGTCTCAAGGTGGCCCGCCAGTGGTTGGCCATGGTGCCGGACAACCAGCCGGTGTTCCGCGCCAGTCTCGCCTGCGTGCAGGCCGCGGCCTATGCGTTGATGGGCGAGTTTGGCGAAGCTGCCAGGGCCATCGCCGTCGCCCGTGACAACCTCAAGCGGGTGGACAGCGAATACCTGCATGTGATGACCAGCCTGATCGAGGCGCTGATCTGCAAAGAAAGTGGAGAGCTGGAGCGTGGTCGCGCCATTGCCGAAACCGCGCGTGCCCGCGTGGAGCGAGTGTTCGGTCGCCGCAGCCGGGTAGGCGGGCCGCTGGCTCTGGCTTACGCCGACCTGCTGTATGAGCAGGATCGCCAGGCCGCGATCCTCGCCGAACTGCCCCTGGCCACCACCTGGCGCGACGTGGCGACCCCGGTCGAGTTGATCAGTCGCGGTCAACTGGTGATGGCGCGTGCGCGATTCTTTGCCGGCGAAGCGGAGCAGGCGCTGGTCCAGCTCGACGAATGGCTGGATGGCCTGCAGGGCGCCGGCTACGAACGGGTCTTCGCCCATGGCATGGCGTGCAAGGTGCAGTTTCTGTTGTGGATGCGTCGGCCCAACGAAGCCGAGCGCATCTGCCTGCAATTGCAGCAGCATCTGGCCGTGCTGCCGCTGGCGCGCTATTCCGATGCCCACACGGTGCTGGCCCTCACCGAAGCGCGCCTGGCCCTGACCGAGCGGCGCCCCGAGCGGGCCCAGGCCAGTCTGGAGAGTTGCCTGGCACGGCAGCAGGACGAACACCAGCGCGACCGTCGCCTGCGCCTGTCGCTGTTACTTTCTGTGGCGTATTGGCGCAGAGGTAACAGCGAAAAAGCCTTCGCCCTGTTCCAGAACACCCTGGAAGAGGCCTGGAGCCGGGGCTACCGTCGGCTGTTCCAGGATGACGCACTCTGGTTGTTGCCGCTCTGGGACGCCTGGCGCACCGCCGAGCCCAAGCGTGCGGGGGCTTGGCAGGGGGTTGCCGAAAGTCTGCGCGAGCAGTGCCGCCGCCTTGCCGTTGACCCGGAAACTTTTGATGAAAATCAGGATGTTAGTCATCGCGAGCGGGAAATCCTGCGCTATGTCGCTGCCGGCCTTTCCAACCGCGATATCGCCCAGGCGGTGCACCTGTCCGAAGCCACCATCAAGTGGCACCTGCACAACCTGTTCGCCAAGCTCGGGGTGCGCAGCCGGACCCAGGCGGTATTGAAAGGCAAGAGCCTGGGCCTCTTGAGCGAGGCCTGA
- a CDS encoding DUF6160 family protein has product MKSFKQLALAAAVLAAPFMAQADLKAMDDSALSGVTGQDGISISGSFNGSIGSIVYTDTETSGTTTTAGTLRLETVSFTGFDILDSDPLKIDVIDGGAGGNDKLQISLPAITGQLSVGAIRVGDASAASIGSLAVNGMNMSGSTLKVWGH; this is encoded by the coding sequence ATGAAAAGCTTCAAACAACTGGCTCTGGCCGCTGCTGTACTCGCCGCTCCGTTCATGGCCCAGGCCGACCTCAAGGCCATGGACGATTCCGCTCTGTCCGGTGTGACCGGCCAGGACGGCATCAGCATCTCGGGTAGCTTCAACGGCTCCATCGGCAGCATCGTCTACACCGACACTGAAACCAGTGGCACCACCACCACCGCCGGCACCCTGCGTCTGGAAACCGTGTCCTTCACCGGCTTTGACATCCTCGACAGCGATCCGCTGAAGATCGACGTGATCGACGGTGGCGCTGGCGGCAACGACAAACTGCAGATCAGCCTGCCGGCGATCACCGGCCAGCTCTCGGTGGGCGCCATCCGCGTGGGCGACGCCAGTGCCGCCAGCATCGGCTCCCTGGCCGTCAACGGCATGAACATGTCCGGCTCCACCCTCAAGGTCTGGGGCCACTGA
- a CDS encoding C39 family peptidase — MIEILVGSLLGLFGFTQAVDTKPQPQGSVNISQPLSPNGPYRETAMVEPMSQLQFRNVIRQAYDYSCGSAALTSLLDYYLGRNLEERQVMEGLLRYGEADKIVERRGFSLLDMKRFVSALGYKSGGFRAEFADLDALEHPAIVPIHYGGFKHFVVVRDVYNDHVFVADPALGNISFTRTRFEEIWDQNVLFVIFPSGNEPQNAMALTERDLRLVDDRIVSLLAFQEFPQITKFTQNEIDELGSGGDIRYIRRK, encoded by the coding sequence ATGATCGAAATCCTGGTTGGCAGTTTGCTGGGTCTGTTCGGCTTCACCCAGGCGGTGGATACCAAGCCGCAGCCGCAAGGCTCGGTGAATATCAGCCAGCCGCTCTCGCCCAATGGCCCCTATCGCGAAACCGCGATGGTCGAGCCGATGAGCCAGTTGCAGTTCCGCAACGTCATCCGCCAGGCATACGACTACAGCTGCGGCTCTGCCGCGCTGACCAGCCTGCTGGACTACTACCTGGGCCGGAACCTGGAAGAACGCCAGGTGATGGAAGGCCTGCTGCGCTACGGCGAAGCCGACAAGATCGTCGAGCGTCGTGGCTTCTCGCTGCTGGACATGAAGCGCTTCGTCAGTGCGCTGGGTTACAAGAGCGGCGGCTTCCGTGCCGAGTTCGCCGACCTCGACGCCCTGGAACACCCGGCCATCGTTCCGATCCACTATGGCGGCTTCAAGCATTTCGTGGTGGTGCGCGACGTCTACAACGACCACGTATTCGTCGCGGACCCCGCACTTGGCAACATCAGTTTCACCCGTACCCGTTTCGAGGAAATCTGGGACCAGAACGTCCTCTTCGTGATCTTCCCCTCGGGCAATGAACCGCAGAACGCCATGGCCCTCACCGAGCGCGACCTGCGCCTGGTGGACGACCGCATCGTCAGCCTGCTGGCGTTCCAGGAGTTTCCGCAGATCACCAAATTCACCCAGAACGAAATTGACGAACTGGGTTCGGGGGGCGATATCCGCTACATCCGTCGCAAGTGA
- a CDS encoding transporter: protein MGPREYAWLAMLVLCTSLPLHAEEASVDDARDALSKKDDDADSAKALEEVFQASEKSYTLLKKGERTLTYGVDYSLVRDTQIETFRTGSNIYSVLSQSEAQHTFTNSFTFDYGVWDNLTFSVRLPFVAKYDTERDLNVYSLGDISASLRWQPWSSTRGRPVTTLFATLGLPTGESPYDINSENDLSTGNGYYSLGVGANMSYVIDPVVLFGSVGYTYNLPVRDIHQMRGGRILEDVEPGDTLNFSMGFAYALSYDVSLATSYQMAYTMKPTYKFQNANLEGTEQTSSIMNFSLGLRTSPDYIVNINAGFGMTEDSPDVLLGLSVPLDIKGLKAQ, encoded by the coding sequence ATGGGACCAAGGGAATACGCATGGCTGGCCATGCTGGTGCTCTGTACCAGTCTGCCGCTGCATGCCGAGGAAGCCTCGGTGGACGACGCGCGTGATGCGCTGAGCAAGAAGGACGATGACGCCGATAGCGCCAAGGCGCTGGAGGAGGTCTTCCAGGCGTCCGAGAAGAGCTACACGCTCCTGAAGAAGGGCGAGCGCACACTCACCTACGGGGTCGACTATTCGCTGGTGCGCGATACCCAGATCGAAACCTTCCGCACGGGCTCCAACATCTACAGCGTGCTCAGCCAGAGCGAAGCCCAGCACACCTTCACCAACTCCTTCACGTTCGACTATGGCGTGTGGGACAACCTGACCTTCAGCGTGCGCCTGCCCTTCGTCGCCAAGTACGACACCGAGCGCGACCTGAACGTCTACAGCCTGGGCGACATCTCCGCGAGCCTGCGCTGGCAGCCCTGGTCGTCCACCCGTGGCCGCCCGGTCACCACGCTCTTCGCCACCCTCGGCTTGCCCACCGGCGAAAGCCCCTACGACATCAATTCCGAGAACGACCTGTCGACCGGCAACGGCTACTACAGCCTGGGCGTAGGCGCCAACATGTCCTACGTCATCGACCCGGTCGTGCTCTTCGGCTCGGTCGGATACACCTACAACCTGCCGGTGCGCGACATTCACCAGATGCGCGGCGGGCGCATCCTGGAAGACGTGGAGCCGGGCGACACGCTGAACTTCAGCATGGGCTTTGCCTATGCGCTTTCCTACGACGTGTCCCTGGCCACCTCCTACCAGATGGCCTACACGATGAAGCCGACCTACAAGTTCCAGAACGCCAACCTGGAAGGCACCGAGCAGACCAGTTCGATCATGAACTTCTCACTCGGCCTGCGAACGTCGCCGGACTACATCGTCAACATCAACGCCGGCTTCGGTATGACCGAGGATTCTCCGGACGTGCTCCTGGGGCTTTCCGTTCCCCTCGACATCAAAGGCCTCAAGGCCCAGTAA
- a CDS encoding outer membrane protein transport protein, translating into MSMHLSPLAWAIAGVGLCWVGLAQAQLANDLTIGNPKAMAMGNAITADSSGIDAVHYNPAALTKLKGRQTTVKLLTGVMDIRAGFEAPEDYGFLGYDDDPVANRSSRTLTPAMYLPGMGGMTEVPVLFAPLAGLSINPPGSKFTFATNVYAPMALGYSRDSDSDPARYQGREVALQRITYFSPSVGYQVNDELALGLSIGFSHQAMALNQDFRNPGFLTGLTRLFNEFLCLPGMGEVVSGLINVCGGKIGPFDTLANMDLDLQQSLSPTWNIGFLWEPTDWFAWGATYQSEARMHLQGKYRVDYSKDWQGFWSGLQSSLFGQVLSPLFPLGNVDEEVGNASLDMTYPDNFSTGIKLVPFDRWQVNFDLKWSGYSDWNEFEIEFDRELDLLRIAKNFGGGNATSHSIILDRGYRDTWSWALGVQYQWTDRLALRAGYEWRPSAIPDDKADVLAPIGDAHLYGLGLGYRWDKDTNIDIGFNYFTTQQKTRADSSCNLNCTGIDNLVYNPYAGQSVETSVKAYILALTYQTTF; encoded by the coding sequence ATGAGCATGCATCTTTCGCCGCTTGCGTGGGCGATTGCCGGGGTCGGCCTGTGCTGGGTGGGCCTGGCGCAGGCGCAACTGGCCAACGACCTGACCATCGGCAACCCCAAGGCCATGGCCATGGGCAACGCCATCACCGCCGACTCTTCCGGGATCGATGCGGTGCACTACAACCCGGCCGCCCTGACCAAGCTCAAGGGTCGCCAGACCACGGTGAAGCTCCTGACCGGGGTGATGGATATCCGCGCCGGGTTCGAAGCACCCGAAGACTACGGCTTCCTCGGCTACGACGACGACCCGGTGGCCAACCGCAGCAGCCGCACCCTGACCCCCGCCATGTACCTGCCCGGCATGGGCGGCATGACCGAGGTGCCGGTGCTGTTTGCGCCACTGGCGGGACTGTCGATCAACCCGCCCGGCTCCAAGTTCACCTTCGCCACCAACGTCTACGCGCCCATGGCCCTGGGCTACTCGCGGGACTCCGACAGCGATCCGGCCCGCTACCAGGGGCGCGAAGTGGCCTTGCAGCGCATCACCTACTTCTCACCCTCGGTGGGTTACCAGGTGAACGACGAACTGGCGCTCGGCCTGTCCATCGGCTTTTCCCACCAGGCCATGGCGCTCAACCAGGACTTCCGCAACCCCGGCTTCCTCACCGGACTGACCCGGCTGTTCAACGAGTTCCTCTGCCTGCCGGGAATGGGGGAAGTGGTGTCGGGCCTGATCAACGTCTGTGGCGGCAAGATCGGCCCCTTCGACACCCTGGCCAACATGGACCTGGACCTGCAGCAGTCGCTTTCGCCGACCTGGAACATCGGTTTTCTCTGGGAGCCCACCGACTGGTTCGCCTGGGGCGCGACCTACCAGAGCGAGGCGCGCATGCACCTTCAAGGCAAGTACCGGGTGGACTACAGCAAGGACTGGCAGGGCTTCTGGTCCGGCCTGCAGTCCTCGCTCTTCGGCCAGGTGCTGAGCCCGCTGTTCCCGCTTGGCAATGTCGACGAGGAAGTCGGCAACGCATCGCTCGACATGACCTACCCGGACAACTTCTCCACCGGCATCAAGCTCGTGCCCTTTGATCGCTGGCAGGTCAACTTCGACCTGAAGTGGAGCGGCTACAGCGACTGGAACGAGTTCGAGATCGAGTTCGACCGCGAGCTGGACCTGCTGCGCATCGCCAAGAACTTCGGCGGCGGCAACGCCACCAGCCACAGCATCATCCTTGACCGCGGCTACCGTGACACCTGGAGCTGGGCGCTCGGCGTGCAGTACCAGTGGACCGACCGGCTGGCGCTGCGCGCCGGCTACGAATGGCGCCCCTCGGCGATTCCCGACGACAAGGCCGACGTGCTCGCGCCCATCGGTGATGCCCACCTGTACGGCCTGGGCCTGGGCTACCGCTGGGACAAGGACACCAACATCGACATCGGCTTCAACTACTTCACCACCCAGCAGAAAACCCGGGCTGACAGCAGTTGCAACCTCAACTGCACCGGTATCGACAACCTGGTCTACAACCCCTACGCGGGCCAGAGCGTCGAGACCTCGGTGAAAGCCTACATCCTGGCCCTGACCTACCAGACGACCTTCTGA
- a CDS encoding MalM family protein, giving the protein MKAPILFIALTLACTTQASSGRYLTWIDEQGRVHNTFVDTRYSEQQRQAAKRIAQSDQARLKDGDGTLWPGGATAGESKRRYFTWVDASGNLQNSFYAAGQVESGQRNFTLPNGQRSEEYIDSDVLEGRGYSRPEQGVAYFTWVDEQGRTHNSPAPARGRDEGRDAERPGPIAYTEAREMEFQRKAAGLPALDGQPTAAMKALLAGSEAQGEALYQSLVDRCCGQLPDEAFTEVSTAEPRYEELNNLSPSFDFPMGRSYYSALKLPRSQHSYGLRIRSFANRQVVYPSLLFLDEAKRPTRLVSDAVYQLHGETWYRYAFIEGTVQVRANQGERYVLLLTTDEDRSLQTLDNKPFKRPMQNLALSESGMQVHEHGDQGSFELAIVK; this is encoded by the coding sequence ATGAAAGCGCCCATCCTGTTTATCGCCCTGACTCTTGCCTGCACCACCCAGGCCAGCAGTGGCCGCTACCTGACCTGGATCGACGAGCAGGGCAGGGTGCACAACACCTTCGTCGATACCCGCTACAGCGAGCAGCAGCGCCAGGCCGCCAAACGCATCGCCCAGAGCGACCAGGCGCGCCTCAAGGATGGCGATGGCACGCTCTGGCCCGGCGGCGCCACGGCTGGCGAGAGCAAGCGGCGCTACTTCACCTGGGTGGATGCCAGCGGCAACTTGCAGAACAGCTTCTATGCGGCAGGGCAGGTGGAGTCCGGACAGCGCAACTTCACCTTGCCGAACGGCCAGCGATCGGAGGAATACATCGACTCCGACGTACTCGAAGGGCGCGGCTACTCCCGGCCGGAGCAGGGCGTGGCCTATTTCACCTGGGTCGACGAGCAGGGCCGCACCCACAACTCGCCTGCACCGGCGCGTGGCCGGGACGAAGGACGCGACGCGGAGCGGCCCGGCCCCATTGCCTACACCGAAGCGCGCGAGATGGAGTTCCAGCGCAAGGCCGCAGGCCTGCCAGCTCTGGACGGCCAGCCCACTGCCGCGATGAAGGCCCTGCTGGCGGGCAGCGAAGCGCAGGGTGAGGCGCTCTACCAGAGCCTGGTGGACCGCTGTTGCGGCCAGCTCCCGGACGAAGCCTTCACCGAGGTGTCGACTGCGGAGCCGCGCTATGAGGAGCTGAACAACCTCTCGCCCAGCTTCGACTTTCCCATGGGCCGCAGCTACTACAGCGCCCTCAAGCTGCCGCGTTCCCAGCACAGCTATGGCCTGCGCATCCGCAGTTTCGCCAACCGCCAGGTGGTCTACCCCTCGCTACTCTTCCTCGACGAAGCCAAGCGCCCGACCCGCCTGGTGAGCGACGCCGTCTACCAGCTCCACGGCGAAACCTGGTACCGCTACGCCTTCATCGAAGGCACGGTGCAGGTTCGCGCCAACCAGGGCGAACGCTATGTCCTGCTGTTGACCACGGATGAAGACCGCAGCCTGCAGACGCTGGACAACAAACCCTTCAAACGACCGATGCAGAACCTGGCCCTGAGCGAGTCAGGCATGCAGGTACACGAGCACGGCGACCAGGGCTCGTTCGAACTGGCGATCGTGAAATAA
- a CDS encoding class I SAM-dependent methyltransferase: MSDTRALFTRNSDAYRANRPTYDPVLIAWLSQQAPDLALAWDCGCGSGQATVDLARHFQRVVGTDVSAQQLAKAEPAANIDYRCEPAEQTSLANASVSLTVVAQALHWFDLECFYAEVRRVSRPGGLLAVISYNLTSITPEVDALVSHLYHDILGSYWAEGRKHVEQGYRTLPFPFERIEVSPFTLDAQWDLARLLGYLESWSALATYQATHGSNPLDPLRERFQQAWGDPASIRRVSWPLVVNLGRVS; the protein is encoded by the coding sequence ATGTCCGACACCCGTGCGCTCTTCACCCGCAATTCCGACGCTTATCGCGCCAACCGGCCCACCTACGACCCCGTCCTGATCGCCTGGCTCAGCCAGCAGGCACCGGACCTGGCGCTAGCCTGGGACTGTGGCTGCGGCAGCGGCCAGGCGACCGTCGATCTGGCCCGGCATTTCCAGCGCGTGGTGGGCACCGATGTGAGTGCGCAGCAACTGGCCAAGGCCGAGCCGGCCGCCAACATCGACTACCGCTGTGAACCGGCGGAGCAGACGTCGCTGGCTAATGCCAGCGTGTCCCTGACCGTGGTGGCGCAGGCGCTGCACTGGTTCGACCTGGAATGTTTCTATGCAGAGGTGCGACGGGTGAGCCGGCCGGGCGGGCTGCTGGCGGTGATCTCCTACAACCTCACGTCGATCACGCCCGAGGTGGATGCGCTGGTCAGCCACCTCTATCACGACATTCTCGGCAGCTACTGGGCCGAAGGGCGCAAGCACGTGGAACAGGGTTATAGGACCCTGCCATTCCCCTTCGAGCGCATCGAGGTGTCGCCCTTTACCCTCGACGCACAGTGGGACCTTGCGCGCCTGCTGGGCTACCTGGAAAGCTGGTCGGCTCTGGCGACCTATCAGGCCACCCACGGCAGCAACCCCCTCGACCCGCTCCGCGAACGCTTCCAGCAAGCCTGGGGCGACCCGGCCAGCATCCGCCGGGTGAGCTGGCCGTTGGTGGTGAATCTGGGCAGAGTGAGCTGA
- a CDS encoding SCO family protein, with protein MNTRRNLLFGAGVAAAGLAALGSGLVARPWGAPEPEYAEGDSFGARYFPNVALYTHLGKRVKLYDDLMRDKVVAFNMMYTLCGGLCPTMTSNLRGTQKLLGDRAGRDVFMYSITLQPELDTPEVLREYAESHHVGPGWLFLTGDPADLEKLRRKLGFYDPDPVVDADRTTHIRMVRIGNDRFDQWTMASARSQPEQLVAAINMVDRSVDFTSHNGKDASLPA; from the coding sequence ATGAACACTCGCAGAAACCTGCTGTTCGGCGCCGGTGTGGCTGCCGCAGGCCTGGCCGCGCTGGGTAGTGGCCTAGTCGCTCGCCCCTGGGGCGCCCCTGAGCCGGAGTACGCCGAAGGCGACAGCTTCGGCGCCCGCTACTTCCCCAACGTCGCGCTCTACACCCACCTGGGCAAACGCGTGAAGCTCTACGACGACCTCATGCGCGACAAGGTGGTGGCCTTCAACATGATGTACACGCTGTGCGGCGGCCTCTGCCCCACCATGACTTCCAACCTGCGCGGCACCCAGAAGCTCCTGGGCGACCGCGCCGGACGGGATGTCTTCATGTACTCCATTACCCTGCAGCCAGAGCTGGATACACCGGAGGTTCTTCGGGAATACGCCGAGTCCCACCATGTGGGGCCGGGCTGGCTGTTCCTGACCGGCGACCCGGCGGACCTGGAGAAGCTGCGGCGCAAGCTGGGCTTCTATGACCCGGACCCGGTGGTCGATGCCGACCGCACCACGCACATCCGCATGGTGCGCATCGGTAACGACCGCTTCGATCAGTGGACCATGGCCTCGGCCCGTTCCCAACCCGAGCAACTGGTGGCGGCGATCAACATGGTGGACCGGTCGGTGGATTTCACCTCGCACAATGGGAAGGATGCGAGCTTGCCGGCTTGA